A window of Hirundo rustica isolate bHirRus1 chromosome 27, bHirRus1.pri.v3, whole genome shotgun sequence contains these coding sequences:
- the MRPL10 gene encoding large ribosomal subunit protein uL10m isoform X2, with product MAALGGGGTRWRRAWLPALQLLRHGSKAVTRHWKAMHFQRQKLLALTEYLRPRPAVPPRCLPRHSPEEQQEDGYARVLQRQVEQTLRDSRMVAVCQYNSMPDEDVATLRHYLRKHNIHVKFVLNEVVRPVLAQSKYRNLLPLFVCRNILLVSPETRAREMLRVLKGVPQVNLLGACIDDTILSRQGVENFARLPSLEVSQGQTVAALSLLSSQTSSLLQRGPAHLTALLDEHIRQLRGTGGATEPPPGQSTGNH from the exons ATGGCGGCGCTGGGAGGCGGCGGGACGCGATGGCGGCGGG CCTGGCTGCccgccctgcagctgctccggCACGGCTCCAAGGCGGTGACGCGGCACTGGAAGGCCATGCACTTCCAGCGGCAGAAGCTGCTGGCCCTGACCGAGTACCTGCGGCCGCGCCCGGCCGTGCCCCCGCGCTGCTTGCCCCGCCACAGCCCCGAGGAACAGCAG GAGGACGGCTACGCGCGGGTGCTGCAGCGCCAGGTGGAGCAGACGCTGCGGGACAGCCGCATGGTGGCCGTGTGCCAGTACAACTCCATGCCGGACGAGGACGTGGCCACGCTCCGGCACTACCTGCGCAAGCACAACATCCACGTCAAGTTCGTGCTCAACGAG GTTGTCCGGCCAGTGCTGGCGCAGTCCAAGTACAGGAATCTCCTGCCGCTGTTTGTGTGCCGGAACATCCTGCTGGTGAGCCCCGAGACGCGGGCCAGGGAGATGCTGCGTGTGCTCAAGGGAGTGCCACAGGTCAACCTGCTGG GTGCCTGCATCGACGACACGATCCTGAGCCGGCAGGGAGTGGAGAACTTCGCCCGGCTgccgtccctggaggtgtcccagggaCAGACGGtggcagccctgtccctgctgagctcccagacctcctccctgctccagcgGGGTCCTGCTCACCTCACGGCGCTCCTGGATGAGCACATCCGACAGCTGCGGGGCACGGGGGGAGCCACGGAGCCTCCCCCGGGCCAGAGCACTGGGAATCACTGA
- the OSBPL7 gene encoding oxysterol-binding protein-related protein 7 isoform X2, with protein MGSHEKDPSSPKRALSRSNSTVSSKHSSVQQGSESWEVVEEPRARGSPGRQPQRHEGYLLKKRKWPLKGWHKRYFVLENGILKYSTTRQDVLKGKLHGAIDVRQSVMSVNKKAQRVDLDTEDNIYHLKIKSPELFSSWVSSLCTHHHGERPEPCPPGGPNAQGQWTRILPSGSAPALSTLASSRDKVNAWLKDSEGLERCSAELSECQAKLQELTGMLQHLEALHRIPSAPLISGSQPSAATERPKKGRRSTKIWCTQSFAKDDTIGRVSRLHGSVPNLSRYLEPSQSQLPFSLPPEYSQLQRSFWVLAQKVHGSLSSVVAALVAERTRLEEMRQALDRQGPAPRPGSAGTAGPALRRFHSLSVSSDTTLDSFASLHPDEPDALPAKGREQQLSNRSIVSLADSHTEFFDACEVFLSASSSENEPSEDESCISEVATSVCEEATEPGGPGRPPTGAEHPGLPAEPQPLEPPLELPGPDPRRRSRLPAPPAPSGDVSLWGLLRSSVGKDLSRVALPVQLNEPLNTLQRLCEELEYSALLDRASRARDPRQRLVYVAAFAVSAYASTYYRAGSKPFNPVLGETYECVRPDRGFRFISEQVSHHPPISACHAESENFVFWQDMRWKNKFWGKSLEIVPVGTVNVQLPRTGDHYEWNKVTTCIHNVLSGPRWIEHYGEVLIRNTRDASYHCKLTFCKARYWGAGANEVQGAVLSRSGTAVERLAGKWHEGLHRGPAPGQCVWKANPMPRDHERNYGFTQFALELNELTPELRRVLPSTDTRLRPDQRYLEEGNVPAAEAQKRQIEQLQRDRRRVMEENNIAHQARFFRRLTDASGKESWVTNNTYWKLRLDPGFAHLDSAVLW; from the exons ATGGGCAGCCACGAGAAGGATCCGTCCTCTCCGAAAAGGGCCCTGTCCCGCTCCAACAGCACCGTGTCTTCCAAGCACAGCAGCGTCCAGCAG GGCTCGGAGAgctgggaggtggtggaggaGCCCCGTGCCCGTGGCAGCCCCGGGCGGCAGCCGCAGAGGCACGAGGGGTACCTGCTcaagaagaggaaatggcccCTGAAGGGCTGGCACAAG cgGTACTTCGTGCTGGAAAATGGGATCCTGAAATACTCCACCACCCGCCAGGAC GTCCTCAAGGGCAAACTGCACGGCGCCATCGATGTCCGGCAGTCCGTCATGTCCGTCAACAAGAAGGCGCAGAGGGTTGACCTGGACACGGAGGACAACATTTATCACCTCAAG ATCAAGTCCCCGGAGCTGTTCTCCAGCTGGGTGAGCAGCCTCTGCACCCACCACCACGGCGAGCGGCCGGAGCCATGTCCCCCGGGGGGTCCCAACGCGCAG GGCCAGTGGACGCGGATCCTGCCCTCGGGCAGCGCCCCTGCCCTGTCCACGCTGGCCAGCTCCCGGGACAAGGTGAACGCCTGGCTGAAGGACAGCGAGGGGCTGGAGCGCTGCTCGGCCG agctgtcgGAGTGCCAGGccaagctgcaggagctgacGGGAATGCTCCAACACCTGGAGGCCCTGCACCGCATCCCCTCGGCCCCGCTCATCTCCGGCAGCCAG CCCTCGGCCGCCACGGAGAGGCCGAAGAAGGGCCGGAGGAGCACCAAGATCTGGTGCACGCAGAGCTTTGCCAAGGACGACACCATCGGCAGG GTGAGCCGCCTGCACGGCTCTGTCCCCAACCTGTCCCGCTACCTGGAGCCATCGCAGAGCCAGCTGCCCTTCAGCCTCCCCCCGGAGTACAGCCAGCTGCAGCGCAGCTTCTGGGTGCTGGCACAGAAAG TGCACGGCTCGCTCAGCAGCGTGGTGGCCGCGCTGGTGGCCGAGAGGACGCGTCTGGAGGAGATGCGGCAGGCGCTGGACAGGCAGGGtccggccccgcgccccggcagcgccggcACCGCCGGG CCCGCCCTGCGCCGCTTCCACTCCCTGTCCGTCTCCTCCGACACCACCCTGGACTCCTTTGCCTCGCTGCACCCGGATGAG CCGGACGCGCTGCCCGCCAAGggccgggagcagcagctctccaacCGCAGCATCGTCTCGCTGGCCGATTCCCACACCGAGTTCTTCGATGCCTGCGAGGTTTTCCTCTCCGCCAGCTCCTCTGAGAACGAG CCCTCGGAGGACGAGTCGTGCATCAGCGAGGTCGCCACCAGCGTCTGCGAGGAGGCCACCGAGCCGGGGGGGCCGGGCCGCCCCCCGACAG GAGCGGAGCACCCGGGGCTACCGGCGGAGCCGCAGCCGCTGGAGCCGCCGCTGGAGCTGCCGGGACCGGACCCGCGGCGGAGGAGCCGCCTGCCCGCCCCCCCCGCTCCCTCGGGGGATGTGAGCCTGTGGGGGCTCCTGCGGAGCAGCGTGGGCAAGGACCTGTCCCGAGTGGCGCTGCCCGTGCAGCTGAACGAGCCGCTCAACACCCTGCAGCGGCTCTGCGAGGAGCTGGAGTACAGCGCGCTGCTGGACAGGGCCAGCCGCGCCCGAGACCCCCGGCAGCGCCTG GTGTACGTGGCCGCCTTCGCCGTGTCCGCCTACGCCTCCACCTACTACCGGGCGGGCAGCAAACCCTTCAACCCCGTGCTGGGCGAGACCTACGAGTGCGTGCGGCCCGACCGCGGCTTCCGCTTCATCAGCGAGCAG GTCTCCCACCACCCTCCCATCTCCGCCTGCCACGCCGAGTCCGAAAATTTTGTCTTCTGGCAAG ACATGAGGTGGAAGAACAAATTCTGGGGCAAATCCTTGGAGATCGTCCCCGTGGGCACCGTCAATGTCCAGTTgcccag GACCGGGGACCACTACGAGTGGAACAAGGTGACCACGTGCATCCACAACGTGCTGAGCGGGCCCCGCTGGATCGAGCACTACGGCGAGGTGCTGATCCGCAACACCCGCGACGCCTCCTACCACTGCAAGCTCACCTTCTGCAAG GCCCGGTACTGGGGCGCGGGGGCCAACGAGGTGCAGGGCGCCGTGCTGAGCCGCAGCGGGACGGCCGTGGAGCGCCTGGCCGGCAAATGGCACGAGGGGCTGCACCGCGGGCCCGCCCCGGGCCAGTGCGTCTGGAAAGCCA ACCCCATGCCCCGCGACCACGAGAGGAATTACGGCTTCACGCAGTTCGCGCTGGAGCTGAACGAGCTGACGCCGGAGCTCCGCAGGGTCCTGCCCTCCACGGACACGCGCCTGCGGCCGGACCAGCG GTACCTGGAGGAGGGGAACGTGCCGGCGGCCGAGGCGCAGAAGCGCCAGATCGAGCAGCTGCAGCGGGACCGGCGCCGCGTCATGGAGGAGAACAACATCGCCCACCAAGCGCGGTTCTTCAG GCGTCTGACGGATGCCAGCGGCAAGGAGTCCTGGGTCACCAACAACACCTACTGGAAGCTGCGCCTGGACCCCGGCTTCGCCCACCTGGACAGCGCAGTGCTCTGGTAG
- the LRRC46 gene encoding leucine-rich repeat-containing protein 46 isoform X1, producing the protein MWDLGTAGQGPFQYPPETPTQGGDKSNPAMAEQEDSLCGAPEETSPGVTLTDSLVLTRIQLKGPLPTSTIRLDRENISCIGKLRRLEGIHSVYLQQNQIEKIENLESFPNLRFLCLAGNRIQRVENLKALPHLSALDLSHNLIRGLDTGELPRSLRILDLTGNECTLQDGYRDVVVAALPHLLQLDSQPIHGNTAQKEAGGGSFSSEEEDEDDDLLPALRIPFTVDKDFLMDMHQELAGRAQWRQRQRLQEHQAWLQELLEHRAQDGAARARRCWLWPQGTPGAQLSPLPASCGSQPAPGTSPGKALEKETRAKGAGNGHLSQTSRSSQE; encoded by the exons atgtgggatttggggacagcaggacaag GCCCTTTCCAGTATCCCCCTGAAACCCCCACCCAAGGAGGGGACAAGTCCAACCCCGCCATGGCTGAGCAAGAGGACAGCCTTTGTGGGG CCCCTGAGGAGACGTCCCCAGGAGTGACCCTCACCGACAGCCTCGTCCTCACCCGCATCCA ACTCAAAGGGCCGCTGCCCACCTCCACCATCCGCTTGGATCGGGAGAACATCTCCTGCATTGGGAAGCTGCggaggctggaagggatccacagcGTCTACCTGCAGCAG aacCAAATTGAGAAGATTGAGAATTTGGAGTCTTTTCCTAACCTGAG GTTCCTTTGCCTGGCTGGGAATCGCATCCAGAGGGTGGAAAACCTGAAGGCTCTGCCCCACCTGAGTGCCCTGGACCTGTCCCACAACCTGATCCGGGGGCTGGACACAG GGGAGCTGCCTCGCAGCCTCCGGATCCTCGACCTGACAGGGAACGAGTGCACCCTGCAGGATGGATACAG ggatgtggtggtggcagccctgccccacctcctgcagctggatTCCCAGCCCATCCATGGAAACACGGCTCAGAAGGAGGCGGGAGGAGGCTCCTTCAGCAgcgaggaggaggatgaggatgatgatctgctccctgctctgaggATTCCCTTCACCGTGGACAAAG attTCCTCATGGACATGCACCAGGAGCTGGCGGGGCGGGCGCAgtggaggcagaggcagaggctgcaggagcaccaggcgtggctgcaggagctgctggagcaccgGGCTCAGGACGGAGCCGCCAGAGCCCGGCGCTGCTGGCTCTGGCCCCAAGGGACACCGGGGGCACAGCTGTCACCTCTGCCGGCATCCTGCGGCTCCCAGCCGGCTCCTGGCACCAGCCCAGgcaaagctctggagaaggagacTCGTGCcaaaggagcagggaatgggcacTTATCCCAAACATCCCGCAGCAGCCAGGAATAA
- the LRRC46 gene encoding leucine-rich repeat-containing protein 46 isoform X2, which produces MAEQEDSLCGAPEETSPGVTLTDSLVLTRIQLKGPLPTSTIRLDRENISCIGKLRRLEGIHSVYLQQNQIEKIENLESFPNLRFLCLAGNRIQRVENLKALPHLSALDLSHNLIRGLDTGELPRSLRILDLTGNECTLQDGYRDVVVAALPHLLQLDSQPIHGNTAQKEAGGGSFSSEEEDEDDDLLPALRIPFTVDKDFLMDMHQELAGRAQWRQRQRLQEHQAWLQELLEHRAQDGAARARRCWLWPQGTPGAQLSPLPASCGSQPAPGTSPGKALEKETRAKGAGNGHLSQTSRSSQE; this is translated from the exons ATGGCTGAGCAAGAGGACAGCCTTTGTGGGG CCCCTGAGGAGACGTCCCCAGGAGTGACCCTCACCGACAGCCTCGTCCTCACCCGCATCCA ACTCAAAGGGCCGCTGCCCACCTCCACCATCCGCTTGGATCGGGAGAACATCTCCTGCATTGGGAAGCTGCggaggctggaagggatccacagcGTCTACCTGCAGCAG aacCAAATTGAGAAGATTGAGAATTTGGAGTCTTTTCCTAACCTGAG GTTCCTTTGCCTGGCTGGGAATCGCATCCAGAGGGTGGAAAACCTGAAGGCTCTGCCCCACCTGAGTGCCCTGGACCTGTCCCACAACCTGATCCGGGGGCTGGACACAG GGGAGCTGCCTCGCAGCCTCCGGATCCTCGACCTGACAGGGAACGAGTGCACCCTGCAGGATGGATACAG ggatgtggtggtggcagccctgccccacctcctgcagctggatTCCCAGCCCATCCATGGAAACACGGCTCAGAAGGAGGCGGGAGGAGGCTCCTTCAGCAgcgaggaggaggatgaggatgatgatctgctccctgctctgaggATTCCCTTCACCGTGGACAAAG attTCCTCATGGACATGCACCAGGAGCTGGCGGGGCGGGCGCAgtggaggcagaggcagaggctgcaggagcaccaggcgtggctgcaggagctgctggagcaccgGGCTCAGGACGGAGCCGCCAGAGCCCGGCGCTGCTGGCTCTGGCCCCAAGGGACACCGGGGGCACAGCTGTCACCTCTGCCGGCATCCTGCGGCTCCCAGCCGGCTCCTGGCACCAGCCCAGgcaaagctctggagaaggagacTCGTGCcaaaggagcagggaatgggcacTTATCCCAAACATCCCGCAGCAGCCAGGAATAA
- the TBX21 gene encoding T-box transcription factor TBX21, translating into MGALEPGTGAPRPAAPMLSAAASFAKEPPGPRDAAVAFFGDGGAPEPGTPPLPYGAPGGFGGRFLGPCPPYRAPPPPAAPLEGFAGTESGFGGGGAPLCPPLCALPGYRAAGKVQVMLNNYPLWAKFHKHQTEMIITKQGRRMFPFLSFNLSGLNPVAHYSVCVDVVLVDQHHWRYQGGKWVQCGKAEGNMPGNRLYLHPDSPNTGAHWMRQEVSFGKLKLTNNKGASNNVGQMIVLQSLHKYQPRLHVTEVKEGEGEDGHPSPHTHTFAFPETQFIAVTAYQNADITQLKIDHNPFAKGFRDNFDTMYTASESDRLTPSPPEAPGCQQLLPGPRFQPFLPEQYPLPPGRFFGGERGAALPLPPKDPPHWYFPPQQPPAPGSLEYGGYDGGYGGGKLVPYGVKPLALPPAPHPPLPYYPEGPGGFGVTGGWSSGQYGPKGSAAALGWYREPREEKGKEAEGWIPEPPAAVGSGDSSDSGLYECKRRRVSPYPSSTESSPPPRNGDIYDKEPLTDGGYYGFYGN; encoded by the exons ATGGGCGCGCTGGAGCCGGGCACCGGAGCCCCCCGGCCCGCCGCCCCCATGCTCAGCGCCGCCGCCAGCTTCGCCAAGGAGCCACCCGGCCCCCGGGACGCCGCCGTCGCTTTCTTCGGTGATGGGGGAGCACCGGAACCGGGAACCCCCCCGCTCCCTTACGGCGCTCCCGGCGGCTTCGGCGGCCGGTTCCTGGGGCCGTGCCCTCCCTACCGGGctccgccgcctcccgccgcgcCGCTGGAAGGTTTTGCGGGCACCGAGAGCGGTTTCGGCGGCGGGGGTGCCCCGCTGTGCCCCCCGCTCTGTGCCCTGCCCGGCTACAGGGCGGCCGGGAAGGTGCAGGTGATGCTCAACAATTACCCGCTCTGGGCCAAGTTCCACAAGCACCAGACCGAGATGATCATCACCAAGCAGGGCAG gcGCATGTTCCCCTTCCTCAGCTTCAACCTGTCGGGGCTCAACCCCGTGGCGCACTACAGCGTCTGCGTGGACGTGGTGCTGGTGGACCAACACCACTGGCGCTACCAGGGCGGAAAATGGGTGCAGTGCGGGAAAGCCGAGGGCAACATGCCAG GGAACCGCCTGTACCTGCACCCCGACTCGCCCAACACGGGCGCGCACTGGATGCGCCAGGAGGTCTCCTTCGGGAAGCTGAAGCTCACCAACAACAAGGGAGCCTCCAACAACGTCGGGCAG ATGATCGTGCTGCAGTCGCTGCACAAGTACCAGCCGCGGCTGCACGTCACGGAGGTGAAGGAGGGCGAGGGCGAGGACGGGCACCCCTCCCCGCACACCCACACCTTCGCCTTCCCCGAGACCCAGTTCATCGCCGTCACCGCCTACCAGAACGCCGAC ATCACCCAGCTGAAGATCGACCACAACCCCTTCGCCAAAGGATTCCGGGACAACTTTGACAC GATGTACACGGCCTCGGAGAGCGACCGCCTGACCCCATCCCCTCCGGAGGCTCccggctgccagcagctcctgccggGCCCTCgcttccagcccttcctgcccgAGCAGTACCCGCTGCCCCCGGGGCGCTTCTtcgggggggagcggggggctGCGCTGCCCCTGCCCCCCAAAGACCCCCCCCACTGGTATTTCCCCCCTCAGCAGCCCCCCGCCCCCGGCTCGCTGGAGTACGGCGGCTACGACGGGGGGTACGGGGGGGGCAAACTGGTGCCCTACGGGGTGAAACCCTTGGCGCTGCCGCCCGCCCCACACCCGCCGCTGCCCTATTACCCCGAAGGGCCGGGGGGTTTCGGGGTGACGGGGGGCTGGAGCTCCGGGCAGTACGGCCCCAAGGGAAGCGCCGCGGCTCTGGGCTGGTACCGGGAGCCCcgagaggagaaggggaaggaggcgGAGGGCTGGATCCCCGAGCCCCCCGCCGCTGTGGGTTCGGGGGACTCGTCGGATTCGGGGCTGTACGAGTGCAAGAGGAGGAGGGTGTCCCCGTACCCCTCCAGCACCGAGagctcccccccgccccgcaACGGCGACATCTACGACAAGGAGCCGCTCACCGACGGGGGCTACTACGGCTTCTACGGCAACTGA
- the OSBPL7 gene encoding oxysterol-binding protein-related protein 7 isoform X1, translating to MGSHEKDPSSPKRALSRSNSTVSSKHSSVQQGSESWEVVEEPRARGSPGRQPQRHEGYLLKKRKWPLKGWHKRYFVLENGILKYSTTRQDVLKGKLHGAIDVRQSVMSVNKKAQRVDLDTEDNIYHLKIKSPELFSSWVSSLCTHHHGERPEPCPPGGPNAQGQWTRILPSGSAPALSTLASSRDKVNAWLKDSEGLERCSAELSECQAKLQELTGMLQHLEALHRIPSAPLISGSQPSAATERPKKGRRSTKIWCTQSFAKDDTIGRVRVSRLHGSVPNLSRYLEPSQSQLPFSLPPEYSQLQRSFWVLAQKVHGSLSSVVAALVAERTRLEEMRQALDRQGPAPRPGSAGTAGPALRRFHSLSVSSDTTLDSFASLHPDEPDALPAKGREQQLSNRSIVSLADSHTEFFDACEVFLSASSSENEPSEDESCISEVATSVCEEATEPGGPGRPPTGAEHPGLPAEPQPLEPPLELPGPDPRRRSRLPAPPAPSGDVSLWGLLRSSVGKDLSRVALPVQLNEPLNTLQRLCEELEYSALLDRASRARDPRQRLVYVAAFAVSAYASTYYRAGSKPFNPVLGETYECVRPDRGFRFISEQVSHHPPISACHAESENFVFWQDMRWKNKFWGKSLEIVPVGTVNVQLPRTGDHYEWNKVTTCIHNVLSGPRWIEHYGEVLIRNTRDASYHCKLTFCKARYWGAGANEVQGAVLSRSGTAVERLAGKWHEGLHRGPAPGQCVWKANPMPRDHERNYGFTQFALELNELTPELRRVLPSTDTRLRPDQRYLEEGNVPAAEAQKRQIEQLQRDRRRVMEENNIAHQARFFRRLTDASGKESWVTNNTYWKLRLDPGFAHLDSAVLW from the exons ATGGGCAGCCACGAGAAGGATCCGTCCTCTCCGAAAAGGGCCCTGTCCCGCTCCAACAGCACCGTGTCTTCCAAGCACAGCAGCGTCCAGCAG GGCTCGGAGAgctgggaggtggtggaggaGCCCCGTGCCCGTGGCAGCCCCGGGCGGCAGCCGCAGAGGCACGAGGGGTACCTGCTcaagaagaggaaatggcccCTGAAGGGCTGGCACAAG cgGTACTTCGTGCTGGAAAATGGGATCCTGAAATACTCCACCACCCGCCAGGAC GTCCTCAAGGGCAAACTGCACGGCGCCATCGATGTCCGGCAGTCCGTCATGTCCGTCAACAAGAAGGCGCAGAGGGTTGACCTGGACACGGAGGACAACATTTATCACCTCAAG ATCAAGTCCCCGGAGCTGTTCTCCAGCTGGGTGAGCAGCCTCTGCACCCACCACCACGGCGAGCGGCCGGAGCCATGTCCCCCGGGGGGTCCCAACGCGCAG GGCCAGTGGACGCGGATCCTGCCCTCGGGCAGCGCCCCTGCCCTGTCCACGCTGGCCAGCTCCCGGGACAAGGTGAACGCCTGGCTGAAGGACAGCGAGGGGCTGGAGCGCTGCTCGGCCG agctgtcgGAGTGCCAGGccaagctgcaggagctgacGGGAATGCTCCAACACCTGGAGGCCCTGCACCGCATCCCCTCGGCCCCGCTCATCTCCGGCAGCCAG CCCTCGGCCGCCACGGAGAGGCCGAAGAAGGGCCGGAGGAGCACCAAGATCTGGTGCACGCAGAGCTTTGCCAAGGACGACACCATCGGCAGGGTGAGG GTGAGCCGCCTGCACGGCTCTGTCCCCAACCTGTCCCGCTACCTGGAGCCATCGCAGAGCCAGCTGCCCTTCAGCCTCCCCCCGGAGTACAGCCAGCTGCAGCGCAGCTTCTGGGTGCTGGCACAGAAAG TGCACGGCTCGCTCAGCAGCGTGGTGGCCGCGCTGGTGGCCGAGAGGACGCGTCTGGAGGAGATGCGGCAGGCGCTGGACAGGCAGGGtccggccccgcgccccggcagcgccggcACCGCCGGG CCCGCCCTGCGCCGCTTCCACTCCCTGTCCGTCTCCTCCGACACCACCCTGGACTCCTTTGCCTCGCTGCACCCGGATGAG CCGGACGCGCTGCCCGCCAAGggccgggagcagcagctctccaacCGCAGCATCGTCTCGCTGGCCGATTCCCACACCGAGTTCTTCGATGCCTGCGAGGTTTTCCTCTCCGCCAGCTCCTCTGAGAACGAG CCCTCGGAGGACGAGTCGTGCATCAGCGAGGTCGCCACCAGCGTCTGCGAGGAGGCCACCGAGCCGGGGGGGCCGGGCCGCCCCCCGACAG GAGCGGAGCACCCGGGGCTACCGGCGGAGCCGCAGCCGCTGGAGCCGCCGCTGGAGCTGCCGGGACCGGACCCGCGGCGGAGGAGCCGCCTGCCCGCCCCCCCCGCTCCCTCGGGGGATGTGAGCCTGTGGGGGCTCCTGCGGAGCAGCGTGGGCAAGGACCTGTCCCGAGTGGCGCTGCCCGTGCAGCTGAACGAGCCGCTCAACACCCTGCAGCGGCTCTGCGAGGAGCTGGAGTACAGCGCGCTGCTGGACAGGGCCAGCCGCGCCCGAGACCCCCGGCAGCGCCTG GTGTACGTGGCCGCCTTCGCCGTGTCCGCCTACGCCTCCACCTACTACCGGGCGGGCAGCAAACCCTTCAACCCCGTGCTGGGCGAGACCTACGAGTGCGTGCGGCCCGACCGCGGCTTCCGCTTCATCAGCGAGCAG GTCTCCCACCACCCTCCCATCTCCGCCTGCCACGCCGAGTCCGAAAATTTTGTCTTCTGGCAAG ACATGAGGTGGAAGAACAAATTCTGGGGCAAATCCTTGGAGATCGTCCCCGTGGGCACCGTCAATGTCCAGTTgcccag GACCGGGGACCACTACGAGTGGAACAAGGTGACCACGTGCATCCACAACGTGCTGAGCGGGCCCCGCTGGATCGAGCACTACGGCGAGGTGCTGATCCGCAACACCCGCGACGCCTCCTACCACTGCAAGCTCACCTTCTGCAAG GCCCGGTACTGGGGCGCGGGGGCCAACGAGGTGCAGGGCGCCGTGCTGAGCCGCAGCGGGACGGCCGTGGAGCGCCTGGCCGGCAAATGGCACGAGGGGCTGCACCGCGGGCCCGCCCCGGGCCAGTGCGTCTGGAAAGCCA ACCCCATGCCCCGCGACCACGAGAGGAATTACGGCTTCACGCAGTTCGCGCTGGAGCTGAACGAGCTGACGCCGGAGCTCCGCAGGGTCCTGCCCTCCACGGACACGCGCCTGCGGCCGGACCAGCG GTACCTGGAGGAGGGGAACGTGCCGGCGGCCGAGGCGCAGAAGCGCCAGATCGAGCAGCTGCAGCGGGACCGGCGCCGCGTCATGGAGGAGAACAACATCGCCCACCAAGCGCGGTTCTTCAG GCGTCTGACGGATGCCAGCGGCAAGGAGTCCTGGGTCACCAACAACACCTACTGGAAGCTGCGCCTGGACCCCGGCTTCGCCCACCTGGACAGCGCAGTGCTCTGGTAG
- the MRPL10 gene encoding large ribosomal subunit protein uL10m isoform X1, which produces MAAGLAARPAAAPARLQGGDAALEGHALPAAEAAGPDRVPAAAPGRAPALLAPPQPRGTAGGRLRAGAAAPAVPPCPAVPKSHVPRPQEDGYARVLQRQVEQTLRDSRMVAVCQYNSMPDEDVATLRHYLRKHNIHVKFVLNEVVRPVLAQSKYRNLLPLFVCRNILLVSPETRAREMLRVLKGVPQVNLLGACIDDTILSRQGVENFARLPSLEVSQGQTVAALSLLSSQTSSLLQRGPAHLTALLDEHIRQLRGTGGATEPPPGQSTGNH; this is translated from the exons ATGGCGGCGGG CCTGGCTGCccgccctgcagctgctccggCACGGCTCCAAGGCGGTGACGCGGCACTGGAAGGCCATGCACTTCCAGCGGCAGAAGCTGCTGGCCCTGACCGAGTACCTGCGGCCGCGCCCGGCCGTGCCCCCGCGCTGCTTGCCCCGCCACAGCCCCGAGGAACAGCAG GAGGACGGCTACGCGCgggtgctgcagctccagctgtcccaccttgtcctgctgtccccaaatcccacgTTCCCCGTCCCCAGGAGGACGGCTACGCGCGGGTGCTGCAGCGCCAGGTGGAGCAGACGCTGCGGGACAGCCGCATGGTGGCCGTGTGCCAGTACAACTCCATGCCGGACGAGGACGTGGCCACGCTCCGGCACTACCTGCGCAAGCACAACATCCACGTCAAGTTCGTGCTCAACGAG GTTGTCCGGCCAGTGCTGGCGCAGTCCAAGTACAGGAATCTCCTGCCGCTGTTTGTGTGCCGGAACATCCTGCTGGTGAGCCCCGAGACGCGGGCCAGGGAGATGCTGCGTGTGCTCAAGGGAGTGCCACAGGTCAACCTGCTGG GTGCCTGCATCGACGACACGATCCTGAGCCGGCAGGGAGTGGAGAACTTCGCCCGGCTgccgtccctggaggtgtcccagggaCAGACGGtggcagccctgtccctgctgagctcccagacctcctccctgctccagcgGGGTCCTGCTCACCTCACGGCGCTCCTGGATGAGCACATCCGACAGCTGCGGGGCACGGGGGGAGCCACGGAGCCTCCCCCGGGCCAGAGCACTGGGAATCACTGA